The DNA window AGTACAACGTCATACGCTCTTGATCTTATCATTCCCTTCTCCCCGTCAAGAAGTTCGATGTCCTCTTCATGAGGCGAAGTAAACGGGTGATGCATTGCGACATAGCGCTTCTCGTTGTGATCAAAATCAAAGAGTGGGAAATCGACTACCCACAGAAAATCAAATTGGCTATGGTCAATCATTGAGAACCTATCGCCTAGGCTTAGTCTTAGATTTGAAAGTACTAGGTTTACAATATGCGGAGTATCGGCGCCGAAGAACACAATGTCTCCGTCTTTAAGGTCGAGCGTTTTTTGAAGCTCATCTTTTTCCTGATCACTAAAGAACTTAACTATCGGAGACTGCCACTCGCCGTCTGAGACCCTTATCCAGGCAAGCCCCTTGGCGCCTAGAGTTTTTGCAACCTCTGTGTAGTCGTCAATCTCTTTTCTGGAAAGCTCAGCGCCTCCGCCTTCTACTTTGAGCACTTTTATAATTCCGCCGTTTTTAATAGCGCCGCTAAATACTTTAAACTCTGAATCTTTAAATATTTCTGAGATGTCTTGAAGCTCAAGCCCAAAGCGCGTATCTGGTTTGTCAGAGCCGTACTTAAGCATAGCTTCTTCATGAGTAATTCTCTTAAACGGCGTCTGAATCTCAGTGCCTTTTGCTTCTTTGAATATTGCTTTTAACATTCCCTCGACTACAGCTATTATGTCGTCCTCATTTATAAAGGTCATCTCTACATCAATCTGCGTAAACTCGGGTTGACGGTCGGCTCTTAAGTCCTCATCTCTAAAGCATCTTACAACCTGATAGTATTTATCTAACCCTGATACCATAAGAGTTTGTTTTAGGATCTGAGGCGACTGCGGCAGTGCATAGAACTGACCCGGGTTTAGTCTGCTTGGTACAAGAAAATCTCTGGCACCTTCAGGGGTAGATCTTGTTAAGTATGGCGTTTCGATTTCTAAAAACCCTTCTCCATTTAGATAGTCCCTTGTAGCTGAGGCAACTTTGTGGCGGGTAATGATGTTGTCCCTCATGCTTGGACGCCTGAGGTCAAGGTATCTATACTTAAGCCTTAAGAGTTCATCAACATTTATGTCTTCTTCAATTAGAAACGGTATGACTTTAGAGGTGTTTAAAATTCTCACCTCGCTTGCCATTACCTCAATTTCGCCGGTTTTAAGGTTGGGATTAATTGTTTCATCAGAGCGCTTTTTAACTGTCCCTTTAACGGCAATAACCCACTCATCACGTATGGCTTCACCTTTTTTATGAACATCGACACTGATTTCTGGGTTTAGAACTGCTTGTACGAGACCCTCGCGGTCTCTTAGATCAATAAATATCACCCCGCCGTGATCTCTGTGGGACTGAACCCAGCCCATGAGCACAACTTCTTTATCAAGATCATTCGTGCTAAGATCGCCGCAGTAATTTGACCTCTCCCAATCTCCCATTAACTCAAGCATTAATCCTACTCCTTGTCTCTATAAAGATTTTCCTTAAGACGGAAAATCTTAACCTTTATAAGCAATTTGGCAAGAATAGTGACTACAACTGCACACAAGACTTCTTTGTATGTTGTGATTATTTATTAGATTATTTAAGCTGTAAGGACAATGAGTGAGAATAATTCTTTTAAATCAGGATTTATAACAGTTATAGGAAGGCCCAATGTAGGCAAGTCAACTCTGATCAATGCTCTTGTCGGAGAGAAAATTGCGGCCGTCTCTGACAAGCCTAATACCACAAGAAATAGGATTCTTGGCATAAGGACATTGCCAGATGCACAGCTCATTTTCCTAGATACCCCAGGGATTCATAAAGCAAGAGGAAAGCTTGGAAAGGCGATGGTGCAAACTGCAATGGGAGCAGTTCAGGAAGCTGACGTGATAGTCGTCATGGTTGAGGTAAAGGAGCCCTTTGGAAGAGGGGACACATATATCATCGGGAATTTATCAAAGCCAGCTATTTTGGCCGTAAATAAAATTGATACGATTAAAAAGAACGAGCTTTTGCCAATATTGGAATCATCAAAGGAGTTTGAGGAAAAGTTCACTGACATTATTCCAATCTCTGCTATGAACGCTGACGGAACACAAGAACTCCTAGATAAAATTGTGGAATATCTCCCAGAGGGTCCTAAGTACTTTCCTGAAGAGATGTATACAGATCAGCCAG is part of the Thermodesulfobacteriota bacterium genome and encodes:
- the aspS gene encoding aspartate--tRNA ligase; this translates as MLELMGDWERSNYCGDLSTNDLDKEVVLMGWVQSHRDHGGVIFIDLRDREGLVQAVLNPEISVDVHKKGEAIRDEWVIAVKGTVKKRSDETINPNLKTGEIEVMASEVRILNTSKVIPFLIEEDINVDELLRLKYRYLDLRRPSMRDNIITRHKVASATRDYLNGEGFLEIETPYLTRSTPEGARDFLVPSRLNPGQFYALPQSPQILKQTLMVSGLDKYYQVVRCFRDEDLRADRQPEFTQIDVEMTFINEDDIIAVVEGMLKAIFKEAKGTEIQTPFKRITHEEAMLKYGSDKPDTRFGLELQDISEIFKDSEFKVFSGAIKNGGIIKVLKVEGGGAELSRKEIDDYTEVAKTLGAKGLAWIRVSDGEWQSPIVKFFSDQEKDELQKTLDLKDGDIVFFGADTPHIVNLVLSNLRLSLGDRFSMIDHSQFDFLWVVDFPLFDFDHNEKRYVAMHHPFTSPHEEDIELLDGEKGMIRSRAYDVVLNGVEIGGGSIRIYRKDIQEKIFSAIGLTMEEAQDKFGFLLDALDFGAPPHGGIALGLDRIVMLITGAQSIRDVIAFPKTQKGQCPLTEAPSEVDINQLLELGLKLDIKQKEEDK
- the era gene encoding GTPase Era — encoded protein: MSENNSFKSGFITVIGRPNVGKSTLINALVGEKIAAVSDKPNTTRNRILGIRTLPDAQLIFLDTPGIHKARGKLGKAMVQTAMGAVQEADVIVVMVEVKEPFGRGDTYIIGNLSKPAILAVNKIDTIKKNELLPILESSKEFEEKFTDIIPISAMNADGTQELLDKIVEYLPEGPKYFPEEMYTDQPERFLVAELIREKIFRLTQKEIPYQTAVVIEDFHEEPERNLINISAVIFVERKNHKGIIIGKKGEMLKEIGSLARADIERILGAKVYLELWVKVKEKWSERDNLIKEFGYGD